Proteins encoded together in one Zonotrichia leucophrys gambelii isolate GWCS_2022_RI chromosome 1, RI_Zleu_2.0, whole genome shotgun sequence window:
- the PDE2A gene encoding cGMP-dependent 3',5'-cyclic phosphodiesterase, which translates to MGQGCGHSILCRSQPYQAAASDIRGFLRAGDAAPGPEALQDALLSLGAALDAAALRDALRHALVTLLPAVEHVYIYLLDGDTRLLCDDPPHELPPNGKLRDAVQKQKRLDCGGLLPAELPGRHLGPLAAPLAAGTQVLIIPLVDKNSGAVVCVILVHCGQLSDSDEQNLRALERHALVAVRRLQALQKLQPWPQVSLSTSSSQTSLAKAEKAPDSSYSDLDCKILQLCGELYDLDAASLQLKVINYLKQETQSLCCCLLLVSEDNHQLFCQVVGDRVLDEEISFSLTFGRLGQVVEDKKPITLKDISEEEHKQLSSMLGCEVTSMLCVPVISRATSQVVALACAFNKLSGESFTDTDEHKIQHCFCYTSTVLTSTLAFQKEQKLKCECQALLQVAKNLFTHLDDVSVLLQEIITEARNLSNAEICSVFLLDRLSHELVAKVFDGGVVDDESYEIRIPADQGIAGHVATTGKILNIKDAYSHPLFYRGVDDSTGFRTRNILCFPIKNESQEVIGVAELVNKINGPWFSKFDEDLATAFSIYCGISIAHSLLYKKVNEAQYRSHLANEMMMYHMKVSDDEYTKLLSEGIQPVSTIDPNFASFTYTPRSLPEDDTSMAILSMLQDMNFINTYKMDRQTLTRFCLMVKKGYRDPPYHNWMHAFSVSHFCYLLYKNLELVNYLEDIEIFALFISCMCHDLDHRGTNNSFQVASKSVLAALYSSEGSVMERHHFAQAIAILNSQGCNIFDHFSRKDYQRMLDLMRDIILATDLAHHLRIFKDLQKMAEVGYDSKNKQHRSLLLCLLMTSCDLSDQTKGWKTTRKIAELIYKEFFSQGDLEKAMGNSPLEMMDREKAYIPELQISFMEHIAMPIYKLLQDLFPKAAELYERVASNREQWTKVSHKFTIRGLPSNNSLDFLDEEYDPQVPDPQLNGCLEPEVGQPAEAGAE; encoded by the exons ATGGGCCAGGGCTGCGGACACTCCATTCTCTGCCGGAGCCAGCCGTACCAGGCGGCCGCATCTGACAT CCGCGGGTTCCTGCGGGCGGGGGacgccgctcccggccccgaGGCGCTACAG GATGCTCTGCTGAGCCTGGGGGCTGCGCTTGATGCCGCCGCCCTGCGCGATGCCCTCCGCCATGCCCTTGTCACCCTGCTGCCCGCCGTG gAGCACGTCTACATCTACCTGCTGGATGGGGACACACGGCTGCTCTGCGATGACCCCCCCCACGAGCTGCCGCCCAACGGGAAGCTCAG agaTGCTGTGCAGAAGCAGAAGCGGCTGGACTGTggggggctgctccctgctgagctccctggCCGGCACCTGGGACCCCTGGCAGCACCCCTGGCCGCTGGCACGCaag TGCTCATCATCCCGTTGGTGGACAAGAACAgtggggctgtggtttgtgtcaTCCTG GTACACTGTGGCCAGCTGAGTGACTCTGACGAGCAGAACCTGCGTGCGCTAGAGAGACAC GCCCTGGTGGCAGTCCGGCGCCTGCAAGccctgcagaagctgcagccctggccccaggTCAGCCTCTCCACCAGCTCCTCCCAGACCTCTCTGGCCAAGGCTGAGAAGGCACCTGACAGCAGCTACAGTGACCTGGACTGCaagatcctgcagctctgtg GTGAGCTGTATGACCTGGATGCCGCCTCGCTGCAGCTCAAGGTCATCAACTAT CTGAAGCAGGAGACCcagtctctgtgctgctgcctcctgctcgTCTCTGAGGACAACCACCAGCTCTTCTGCCAG GTGGTGGGGGACCGTGTCCTGGATGAGGAGATCAGCTTTTCA CTCACCTTTGGGCGCCTGGGGCAGGTGGTGGAGGACAAGAAGCCCATCACGCTGAAGGACATCAGTGAG gaggagcacaagcagctgagcagcatGCTGGGCTGTGAGGTCACCTCcatgctctgtgtccctgtcatTAGCCGGGCCACCTCCCAGGTGGTGGCACTGGCCTGCGCCTTCAACAAACTCAGTGGGGAGAG CTTCACAGACACGGACGAGCACAAGATCCAGCACTGCTTCTGCTACACTTCCACGGTGCTCACGAGCACCCTGGCCTTCCAGAAGGAGCAGAAGCTCAAGTGTGAGTGCCAG gccctgctgcaggtggcCAAGAACCTCTTCACCCACCTGG ATGATgtctctgtcctgctgcaggagatcaTTACGGAGGCCCGGAACCTCAGCAATGCTGAGAT ATGCTCTGTGTTCCTGCTGGACCGGCTCAGTCACGAGCTGGTGGCCAAGGTGTTCGATGGTGGAGTGGTGGATGACGAG AGCTACGAGATCCGCATCCCAGCAGACCAGGGCATCGCTGGGCACGTGGCCACCACTGGCAAGATCCTGAACATCAAGGATGCCTACTCACACCCGCTCTTCTACCGCGGCGTGGATGACAGCACCGGCTTCCGCACCCGCAACATCCTCTGCTTCCCCATCAAGAATGAGAGCCAGG AGGTCAttggggtggcagagctggtcAACAAGATCAATGGCCCTTGGTTCAGCAAGTTCGACGAGGACCTGGCCACTGCCTTCTCCATCTACTGCGGCATCAGCATCGCCCAT tccctgctgtaCAAGAAGGTGAATGAGGCACAGTACCGAAGCCACCTGGCCAATGAGATGATGATGTACCACATGAAG GTGTCTGATGATGAGTACACCAAACTGCTGAGCGAGGGCATCCAGCCTGTGTCCACCATTGACCCCAACTTTGCCAGCTTCACCTACACACCACGCTCACTGCCTGAGGATGACACCTCCATG GCCATCCTGAGTATGCTGCAAGACATGAATTTCATCAACACCTACAAGATGGACCGTCAGACGCTCACCAG GTTCTGCCTGATGGTAAAGAAGGGGTACCGTGATCCCCCCTACCACAACTGGATGCACGCCTTCTCCGTCTCCCACTTCTGCTACCTGCTCTACAAGAACCTGGAGCTCGTTAACTACCTGGA agaCATCGAGATCTTTGCCCTCTTCATCTCCTGCATGTGCCACGATCTGGACCACAGAGGAACAAATAACTCCTTCCAGGTGGCCTCG AAATCCGTTCTGGCTGCACTCTACAGTTCAGAGGGCTCTGTCATGGAG AGGCATCACTTTGCCCAAGCCATTGCTATCCTCAACAGCCAAGGCTGCAACATCTTTGACCACTTCTCCAGAAAG GACTATCAGCGCATGCTGGACTTGATGCGGGACATCATCCTGGCCACTGACCTGGCCCACCACCTCCGCATCTTCAAGGATCTCCAGAAAATGGCAGAAG TGGGATATGACTCCAAGAACAAGCAGCACCGCAGCCTGCTTCTCTGCCTGCTCATGACCTCCTGTGACCTGTCTGACCAGACCAAGGGCTGGAAGACCACCAGGAAGATTGCA GAGCTGATCTACAAGGAGTTCTTCTCCCAGGGTGACCTG GAGAAAGCCATGGGGAACAGCCCGCTGGAGATGATGGACCGGGAGAAAGCCTACATCCCCGAGCTGCAGATCAGCTTCATGGAGCACATTGCCATGCCCATCTACAA ATTGCTGCAGGATCTCTTCCCCAAGGCAGCGGAGCTCTACGAGCGGGTGGCCAGCAATCGGGAGCAGTGGACCAAGGTCTCCCACAAATTCACCATCCGGGGGTTGCCCAGTAACAACTCCCTGGACTTTCTGGATGAGGAATATGATCCACAGGTCCCTGACCCCCAGCTCAATGGCTGCCTGGAACCTGAGGTGGGGCAGCCCGCCGAGGCTGGGGCCGAGTGA